The following nucleotide sequence is from Azoarcus sp. CIB.
CCCTATCGCAAGCCGGGCAGCGAAGGTGGCGGCGGCGACCTGACACCGGAGATGTACGGCACCGAGGTCTACACCGCGCACGCACATACCATGCGATGCATCGAGCTGGACCGCAAGATCCGACGCCTGACGGGGAAGGACCCGAGCGAGTTGTCGATCAAGGAGAAACTCGAGGCGCTGCCCCCGCCGGGCATCACGCCCGAGATGCTGCCGGAAGTGCTCCGTCGCTTCAGCGATGACCAGCTGCGCGTCATGGCCTGGCGTCCGCCCCAGGTGGGCAACTTCTTTCCCAACGGGCTGTTCGAGTTCGTCTACATCCCCTCGCCCGATGGCGTGATCGGGGTCATGGCGCTGCACGCCTATGTCCCGAAGGGGCCGGACAAGCTGGAATTCGTGAACTGGATCCTGGCCGAGAAGGACACTCCGCCGGAACTCAAGGCCAAGATGCTGCGCCTCGGCGTCCAACTCCTGGGCACCTCGGGGATGGTCGAGCAGGACGATTCGGACACCTGGCCGCACCAGACGCTCGCGGCGAAGGGTGCCGTGAGCAAGCACATCACGATGAAGTATCAGTCGATGTACGAGAACAACAGGCTCGAAGGCTGGCCGGGCCCTGGCGATGTCGGTGACGGCTTCACGAAGGACGACACCCAGTGGCGCTGGTGGGAATACTGGTACGAACTGATGACTGCCGAGAACTGATCACAGCGCGACTACTTACCCCTATTTCAGGAGACCTCCATGCTTCAGCAACTGCTCGAACCGACTCCGCTGCCGCCCTCGATCAAGGCGAACCGTATTCCCTCCGGCAGCGATACCTACAACGAGGTGCTCGACTTCCTTTATGACGAAGCCGAAATGCTCGACAACCTGCGCCTCGGCGAATGGGCGGAGCTGCTCACCAAGGACCTCGAATACAACGCGCCCCTGCGCCATACCCGTTCGACGTCCCAGTTCGACCAGACCTATTCGCGCAACGTCCAGCACCTACACGAGAATTACGGCTCGATGCTCATGCGGGTCAAGCGCATTACCGACACCAAGAGCGCCTGGGGCGAGGATCCTCCATCGCGCATCAAGCGTCTGGTCACGAACGTACGCGTCTACCGAATCGACGACAGCGATGACCTGAAGGTCGAGAGCTATCTGCTCCTTACACGCAGCCGTTTCGATTTCGACTACTTCGACCTGATCCCCTGCGTCCGCCACGACGTTCTGCGCCGCGAGGATGGCGCGCTGAAACTCGCTCGCCGCGAGATCCTGCTCGACCAGGTCGTCATCGGCACCCCCAACCTGGGCGTGATCCTTTAGACGCGTAACGGCGACCACTACCACAAACATACCGTCTGCATGCCGCTCGGCCACGTGCGCGGCATGCGAAGGCGGAATCGGAGACAACACGCGATGAAACTTGAAGATCTCATCCTCGTCAGCATCGACGACCACGCCATCGAACCCCCGAACGCCTTCGCGCGACACATGCCGGCCCGCTTCAAGGGGCGCGAGCCTCACATCGAGAAGCATAAGGGTCGTGACGTGTGGGTTTTCGAAGGACGGGCAACGGGCTACATGGGCCTCAACTCGGTCGTCGGTCGCCCCAAGGAAGAGTACGGCATGGAGCCGCTCGGTTACGAACACATGAGGCGCGGCACTTGGGACGTCCAGGCGCGCGTCGACGACATGAACGCCAATGGCGTGCTCGGCTCGCTGTGTTTCCCGACCTTCCCCGGCTTCGCGGGGCAGCGCTTCCAGCAGTACGACGACGCGCGCGACGTATCGCTCGCCGCCATCCAGGCCTACAACGACTGGCACCTGCACGACTGGTGCAACGCCGCCCCGGGTCGCTTCATCCCGATGGCGCTGATTCCCTGGTGGGATCCGCAGGCGGCCGCCGCCGAAATCAAGCGCATGGCGAAGGACGGGGTGCATGCGATCTCCTTCTCCGACAACCCCGCCCTACATGGCTTCCCGTCGATCCACGATTCGTACTGGGACCCGGTGTGGAAGGCCTGCGCGGACAACGCGGTGGTCATCAACTGCCACATCGGCACCGGCGTCAAGGCCGAGCACGCCTCCGACCTGTCGCCGATCGACGCGTGGATCACTTCGATGCCGATCTCGATCGCGAACTCGGCGGCCGACTGGATCTGGGCTCCGATGTGGAGGAAGTTCCCGAAGCTGAAGATGGCGCTTTCCGAGGGCGGCATCGGTTGGATTCCCTACCTCCTCGAGCGCGCGGATTTCACCCACCGGCATCACAAGGCCTGGACGAATGCCAGCTTCGGCGGCAAGAAGCCGAGCGACATCTTCAAGGAGCACATCATCACGTGTTTCATCGAGGACGACTTCGGGCTGCAGAACCTGAAGCACATCGGTGAAGACATGGTTGGCTGGGAATGCGACTACCCGCATTCCGATTGCACCTGGCCGAATTCTCCGGAAGTGGTGTGGGAGAGCTTCAGGCACCTCCCCGACGAGACCATCGCCAAGGTCACTCACCGGAACGTGATGCGCGAATACAGCTACGACCCGTTCGCGATCCTCGGCCGCGAGAACTGCACCGTCGGCGCGCTGCGCGCGCAGGCTCGCGCCAAGGGCATCGACACCTCGCCCACGCAAGGCATGGGGGGCGCGGCACCGAAGCGGGAAGCCGGCAAACCGGTCACTTCGGGCGACATCAACGCCATGTTCAAACAGGCGGACGCCGAAACCGCACTCTGATCCGGGGGTGCTTCACGGCGCCCGCAGCACGAGAGGAAGACATCCCGCGCTATCCCCGATAGCGCGGCGGGCGCCCTCACGCCCGACGATGGAACCGATAACGGGAGATATCCATGAGCGAACAATACGACATCGTGGTCGCCGGTGGCGGTCACAACGGTCTGGTGGCCGCGTGCTACCTGGCGAAGGCGGGACTGAAGGTATGCGTCGTCGAGAAAAACGACAAGGTCGGCGGGGGCGTCATGACGCGCGAGCTGACGGCGCCGGGCTTCAAGCATGACGTCTGCTCGGTCGCACATACCCTGCTGCAGGCCAACCCATTGCTGCGCAACGACGAACTGCAGCTGAAATCGAAGTTCGGGCTGAAGTACATCAACCCCGACAAGATGACTGCGATCTTCTACGACGACGGGACCACGCTCGAGTTCTACACCGATCTCGAACAGACTGCCCAAGCGATCGCAAAATTCTCGCAGAAGGATGCGGAAGCCTACCGGCGCTTCAACAAGGAGGTGTTCCAGAACCTCGACATGATGGTGATGGGCATGTTCCATGCGCCCCCGAACGCGGGCGCCCAAGCCGTGATGATGGAGCAGAGCGTGGTCGGGCAATCGCTGATGCGAACCCAGTCGATGAGCGCATGGGACTTCATCTGCGAATGGTTCGAGCACCCCAAGGTGCGCATCGCGTTGGCCCGCTATGCCTCGGAAGCCATGATGAACCCGTTCAACAACGGCACGGGATTCGGCTTCTACATCATTCTGCCCTTCATGCACCGCTACGGTGTCGGCATTCCAGTCGGCGGCTCGGGTGCCTTCGCGGACAAGCTGCGGGAGTGCTTCGAATCGCATGGCGGCGCGGTACGCGTCAATGCGCCCGTCAAGCAGATGCGCATGGATGGCAGCAAGGTGACGGGCGTCGTGCTCGAATCGGGCGAGGAGATCGTCGCGAAGAAAGGCGTCATTTCGACGATGCACGTGCAACAGGTGTTCCCGCACATGGTGCCGGGCGCGAATCTGCCGGAAGGATTCGAGCCGCGGATTCGGGGGCTGAAACGCAACAGCTTCCAGCCCTTCAACCTGCACCTCGCGCTGCACGAGGCGCCGCAGTACAAGGTCGGTCCGGCGGTGGACGATTTCTTCTGGGTCGAGCGTTCGCACTCCGACTGGGAGGAGTTCGCACGCGCCTTCTCCGATCTCGAATACGGCATCCCGCGCCGCGACTTCGTCGCCCACGTGATGCAGGACGTCTATGACAAGACGCGGGCACCCGAGGGCAAGCGCGTGCTCAACATGTACGCTTTCTGCCCCTACAACGTGAAGGGCGGCCCGCAGCGTTGGGACGAGATCGGCAAGGAGATCGCTTACGGATTCCTCGACGACCTGCGCAAGCTCACGACCAATATGAGCGACGACAACATCATCGGTTTCTCGTGGTTCACCCCGCTCGATATCGAGCGCCACAACAACGCGATGATCGGTGCGGACATCCTGCACTTCGGCTCGTACAACTGGCAGATCGCGGGCAACCGCCCTGCCCCGGGCTACGGGCAGTACAAGTCGCCGGTGGCGGGTCTGTACATGGCGGGCGCCTCCACCCATCCGGGGGGCGGGGTCACCGCAGCGTCCGGACGCAATGCGGCGCAGGTGGTGCTGGAAGACTTGGGCATGGATTTCGACGACCTCATCGAAAACTGACCCGTGGAACGCCGCGACCGCGTCGCGCGGTTGCGGTCACATCCAACGTGATGGAGAGCGGCAGCCGTGAAGATGTTCAGCAAGGAAGGCGTGGAGATGGTCGAAGTGAAGTCCATCCAGCGAAAGGACGACACGCTGGTCATGAAGGGCAAGGTCATGGGCTCGATGGCCACCACCATCCTGATCCGCCCCGAAGACTGCTGGCAGGCGCTCCAGCTGCTCGGGTGGCGGACGCTACTGCGGATGCCGCTGATCCTGTTCAGGGGTTACCGCCAGGCCGCAAGATCAAGCTGATTCGCCGTCGCGCGCAGATAGCGCAGCCGGTGAAGGAGTAGCCCCTCATTGATGGGCCTCGGAGAAGCTGGACAGGCGGCCCGCCACGACCACCCCGAGGACGCCGCACAGGGCAAGAGCAGCGGCTCCCAGCGCGAGAGACAACAGCGAATGCCACATCAGTGGCGCCAGCACCGCGGCAATCCAGGCGTTGAATCCCGTCTGGATGAACAGCTGAACCGATGAGCCGGTGCCGCGGCGCTCCGGTACACAATCCAGGCCGCGCACCGTGATCGTTGGAATCATCACCGACATGCCCAGATTGAAGAACAGGAGATACGCCACATACCACGCCGTGCCGCCGGGTTCGACGAGGCACACGGCGAGATTCCAGAGCGTGGCGGCAGCCATGATCGCGAAGCCGGCCTTTAGCGTGGCGGCCGTGGACCAGCGCTGCGCAAGGCGGCCCGCAAGCGCGGAGCCCAACATCAGACCCACCGTCGCGGGTCCGAACATCCACAGGAAATCGGTCTCGCCCAGGCCAAGGTGCTCCATCAGGAACACCGGCGTAGACAGGACGTAAAGGAAGAAGCCGCCAAACATGCAGGCATACGCCAGTGCCCAGCTCATGAAGCGCGCGTTTCCGAGCACGGACGCGTAACCGCGAAGCACACCCGCCGGATTGAAGGGGTGACGCTGCGAGGCGGGCAGGGTCTCCGGTAATCCGAAAAACACGGCCACGAGCAGGCTGGTGGCAAGCAGGCACAGGAACACGAAAACGGACCGCCAGCCCATCGCGACCTGCAACCAGCCGCCCACCAAAGGAGCGACGGCGGGTGCGATCGAGAACATCAACACCACCTGCGACATCATGCGCTGCGCACGCGGCCCTTCATGCAGATCCCGGACGACGGCGCGACCGATCACGATCCCGGCACCCGCCGAGAAGCCCTGGAGTGCCCGCAGAACCCACAACTGCTCCACTTGCGTCGCAAGCGCGCATCCGAGCGACGCCAATGCATAGACGACCAGACCGGCCAGCACCACGCGGCGGCGCCCGAAGGAATCCGAGATCGTGCCATGCCACAGGGCCATGAAGGCAAAGGCGGCGAAGTAGATCGCCACTGTCTGCTGCAACGCGACTCGATCCGTGCCGAGCACCACCGCCATTTCCCCGAAGGATGGCAGGTAGGTGTTGATCGAAAACGGGCCGAGCATCGCCAAGCCCGCGAGGATCACGGTCGTGCCGAGTTGCCCTGTACCGGGACGGGGTCCGGATTGCAGAAATCAGCCCCGCATGCCGAGCACTGCCGAAATGTCGGCACTCGGGTCGGCATCGGCGCCGTAGCCGAAGTCCCCGCGCTGCTGCCTCTCGGCGAGACGCATCATCAGCAATCGGTAGCGATTGCCGGGGCCGTCGAAACGCGAGCTTAGGTCGCGGCGCTCGGTGGACTCGAAATAGCGCGCGTTCTGAGGGCGCAGCACCGAGTTGTCCTGTGGCTGGATCACGTAGGAGATGCGCGGCATCAGCCAGCGAAACGGTGCCGGCGCGTGGACAGTGTAGTTCGTCTGGTCAACACGAGAACGGTGCTTGCCGACAGGCACAAAGGGCTGCACGTTCGGAATCGGATAGCCCGGGGTAAAGTTCGGGTAAGAGATGCACACGTTGTTGCGCAGATGGACATGCAGAACTGCGCGCAGATCCTGGTACTGGGCGCGTACGCCTCCGATCCAGCGCATCACCGGTGCCACCGACTTGCGGGTGACGTTGCGGATGCGAGTCACCGTCTCGGAGGTCGAATGGACCTCGACGACATCGTTCTCGGACTGGCCGTCACCGATCGCATTGGCATGCAGAAAGTCGGCATGTGTCAGATCGATGAGGTTCTCGACGGACAGCGGCGAGGCCGCATCGAAGCGCACCGCGCGCTGCGTGTAGCGGGGGATCCCCTGACCATCGGGGGGCAGGAAGGGGATGCTCGGGATCAGTTCCTCGTGCGCGTTATCGGGGTTTCCGTACCACGCCCAGATATACCCGTAGCGCTCGACAGCCGGATAGAAACCGGAGCCGTTCGTGAAGGCACTTGCGCCGGCGCGCATCGCGTCAAGGCGGTCGGGGCGAAACTCGGCCGCATATAACCTCACGCCGTCGCGCCATAGATATACGTCCTGCGCATGGACGATACGGCGTACCGCCCGCTCACCGATGTCCGCACTGTAGGCGACGGGAAACCAGGTGTCGCGCAGATCGAGATTGATCGGTACCCAGTCGCGCTTGGAGGTCGCCTCCGCTTCGCGCCCTGCCGCATCCATCATCGGGACTTCGCTCATACTGCGCACCTCTCCTGCACGGTCACCACGCGCCCGGCCGGCGTCCTCGTATCGGTCTTCGCCAATCTGCGATCTCGTGACGGTGCGACTTCGAGTGCCGCCACGGCTGCGCCGTCGATTTGGGGGAAGATTGCGAACGGAGCACGTCCGATCGCCCGCGCGATTCGCCACCGCCACGACAGCGGCGCTGGCGTGGCATGAAGAAAACCGCGCCAGACCAGACTGGTGGTACCCCGCCTGTTCTCGCTGGCAGCGATGAAGATCGTGACGAGCGGATCTTCTTCGGCGCTGAGGAGTTCCACGCGAATGTCGCCGCCCCTTACCGGTACGCGAGTACGTACCCACAGCGAATGGTCTCGCACGAAGGCCGGCCCATTTCCCTTGCCCTTCCACACCGCGCCTCGATCGAGGACAAGATGCTCGCCGTCGCGGCGCGGATCGCCGAGGAAGAAATCGGTGATGTGCACGCCGGGGAAGGAAAGCAGGCATTCCGGGCCGTCGAGCATCACGTCGAGATATTGCTCGAACGCGATATTGGCCACTGTTGAACCGGTCTGTTCGCGACCTGCCGCGCGATACGACGCGCCCGGCAATACGGCGGCGGGAGTTCCCGCCCCCCGCCAGACGTGGATGAAGCCGTTCGCCTCGGCCGCCGGAAAGGCGCGCGCCGCATAACGCGCCGGCACCCGCTCATCGCGACGCAGGTTGGGAATGTCATTGCACAGGCCCGTCGCGCCGTCGAAGGTCCAGCCGTGGTAGGGGCACTGCAGACCACCAGGTTTCACGGGTCCGGGCGACAGCGGCACACGCCGGTGCGGACACCGGTCCTCCAGCGCGAACACTACGCCCCTCCCGTCGCGAAACACGGCGAGTTGCTCGCCTTCGCAGGTCACCGCGAGCGCCTTGTCACCTTGCACCGCCTCGGACAGCGCGACCGCCCACCATCGTCCCATGCCCAGCCTCCCCTGCCCCTTGCCGGTCAGCCCCTGATCCGCGCGGTGATCTTCGCGTGCGGTCCGGCAATCTGCGACGCCCAGGCTTCGGCAGCCTGATCCAGCGTATAGTCGGCGTAGTCGACCTGGATATTCTCTGTGCGTGCGATGCGCAACAGGCGCTCCCAGATCGCGCGGCGATCGGCCGGCGGGCGCTGCCCCGTACCCACGCATGACAGCGTGCGGAAAAGCAGATCGGCGATATCGAGATTGATCTGACGCCCTGCACCCGTGCCGATCGTCACGATGCGTGCGCCCCAGCGGGTCGCCTTGAGGGCGTTGAGCATCGGTTGCCCGCACACCAGATCGAGCACGACGTCGAAACCGTCGCCCGCCGCGTCCTTCAACGCCGCGACATCGTTCTCGCTACCGAGGGCTACGACTTCGTCGGCAATCCCGCGCGTCTTCAGGCGCTGCAGGGTCTCGGCGGAGCGTGCGGCCGCGACGACCCTGCCCGCGCCGAGATAGCGGGCGAGTTGCAGCGCCACCTGCCCGAGCGTGCCGGTCGCACCGAGGACCAGAACCTGCTCACCCCGCTGGATGTTGGCCTGCTCGAGCGGCACCAGTGCGCCGGTGGCAGCGATGCCCATCGTGATCGCGGTCTTGTCGTCGACCTCGTCGGGCACGTCCCAGACCTCATCGGTCGGCACCAGCGTACGCTCGGCCCACGCCCCGAAGGGCATCACCGAGCGCTCGCCGAAATACACGCGGCGGCCGTCCGGTGCCCTGCCCACGCCTTCGCCGCGGATCACGCACGGGTATTGCACGCCCAGCCGGTACGCGCCGAGTACGTCCCAGCCCCCGAGCCCTGCCGTGTCCATGTCGATGAGGACGGCGCCTTCCTGTGGCGCCGGTTCCGGAAACTCCTGCACGACCGGAGCGGCACCCCGCTCGCTGATGACAGCTGCTTTCATGGACGACCCCTTACATACTCTTCGCGCCGGTCTGCGCGAAGAGAGCCTTCATCGCGACAAGCGAGGGCGTGTGGCATGAGAAACCGCCATCGGCGACCAGCGTCGTGCCGGTTACGAAGGACGACTCGTCGGACGCGAGGAAGGCCACCACGTCGGCGATCTGACGCGGGGTGCCGACATCGGGCGTGAGGTGGTTGTCGCGGATGATCTGGATCACGGCCGGCGGCATGCTCCCATGGGCATTCTCTGCTGGCGCGAGTCCGATCTGCAGCGCGTTGGAGCGGATGCCCTCCTTGCCGTACTGGGTCGCAATCGACTTGCTGAGCATCATCAGCGCCGCCTTCGAGGCGGCGTAGGCCGACAGCGACAGGTCGCCTTGGGCGCCGAGTCCGGAGGTCGCGAAGATCAGGGAGCCTTTCTTCTGCTTGAGCATCTCGCGAATCGCATACTTGGCACACAGCATCGCACCGCGCAGATTCACCGCCATCGCGCAATCCCACGCCTCGACGTCCATGTTGGCAACGTCGCGGTCGCGCTGGCGTTGCTCGACGCTTAGGATCGCCGCATTGCTGTACAGGACGTCCACTCGCCCGAAGCGGTTCACCACCGCCGCGACCATCGCCGCGACGTCCGCCTCGGACGAGACGTCTGCCCGCACTGCAATCGCGTGCCCACCGCCCGACTCGATCTCGGCGGCAACCTTGCGTGCGCCGTCGAGGTCGATGTCCGTGATTGCCACACTCGCACCGTGCATCGCCAGCACGCGGGCCGATTCGGCGCCGAGGCCGCCGGCCGCACCGGTCACGATCGCGACACGGCCATCCAGTTTTCGCTCGCTCATCTGTCTGTCTCCTGATTCTTGTCTGCGCGGAGCGCGTCGCTTAGCGACCGGTGAAGCGCGGTTCGCGCTTTTCGCGAAAGGCGGTCGCCGCCTCCCTCGCGTCGTCGCTGGGTTTGAGCAGTGCAAAAAGATCCAGCTCGAGGTCCAGGCCCTTCTTGAGGTCGACGTCCAGTGCGGCACGCGCAGCGCGCTTCACGCACAGCGTCGCCGCCGGCGCGCGCGAGGCGATGCGCATCGCGAACGCGCGCACCTCTTCCACCAGCTTGTCCGGCGCGCTCGCCACCCGGGTGACCAGGCCGATCGCCTTCGCTTCATCGGCGCTCAGGCGGTCACCGGTGAGCAGCAGGTCCATCGCCCGGCCCGGACCGACCACGCGCGGCAACCGCTGGGTCCCTCCCCCGCCGGGAATCAGGCCCAGGGCAGTCTCAGGCAGACTGAAAACCGCATCGGGCGTGGCAAAGCGGATGTCGCAAGCGAGCGCGAGCTCCATGCCCCCTCCCATGCAATAGCCATGAATGGCCGCAATCGTGGGTTTCTCCGCGGCATCGAACGCCTCGACCCAGCGCGCGCCCTGCATGCGCCGGCGCACTTCGATCGAGGTCTCCGGGCCACGCAGTTCCTTGATGTCGGCGCCCGCGCAGAAACCCCGCGGGCCATCCCCGCGAATGACGATCACGTGGATCGCCGGGTCTGCCTCGAGATCCTGCAGAGCCTGCGGAACGCCGGTGCGAATGTCGTCGTTGATCGCATTGATCTGGGCCGGGCGGGTCAGCACGACCCAGCCGATACTGCCCTGACGCTCCACGGCCACGGCGTCGTTGAGCGG
It contains:
- a CDS encoding aromatic ring-hydroxylating dioxygenase subunit alpha, with the translated sequence MDRKSNPKLSDGTLLSDLINLETREVKMRALSDPELFELEMERIFAKTWVFLGHETEIPNKGDFVVRDMGSDSVLMARGADGEVYVSLNVCPHRGMKISTHDVGNTMTHVCIYHGWAFKPNGDFIGAPVEKECMHGKMMTKQELGLKKARVAIYGGLVFATWNVEGPSFEDFLGDAKWYFDTLWCRTDKGMEVLGPPQRFTIRANWKTACEQSASDGFHVLTLHRWLSEVGPYRKPGSEGGGGDLTPEMYGTEVYTAHAHTMRCIELDRKIRRLTGKDPSELSIKEKLEALPPPGITPEMLPEVLRRFSDDQLRVMAWRPPQVGNFFPNGLFEFVYIPSPDGVIGVMALHAYVPKGPDKLEFVNWILAEKDTPPELKAKMLRLGVQLLGTSGMVEQDDSDTWPHQTLAAKGAVSKHITMKYQSMYENNRLEGWPGPGDVGDGFTKDDTQWRWWEYWYELMTAEN
- a CDS encoding aromatic-ring-hydroxylating dioxygenase subunit beta, producing the protein MLQQLLEPTPLPPSIKANRIPSGSDTYNEVLDFLYDEAEMLDNLRLGEWAELLTKDLEYNAPLRHTRSTSQFDQTYSRNVQHLHENYGSMLMRVKRITDTKSAWGEDPPSRIKRLVTNVRVYRIDDSDDLKVESYLLLTRSRFDFDYFDLIPCVRHDVLRREDGALKLARREILLDQVVIGTPNLGVIL
- a CDS encoding amidohydrolase family protein, producing the protein MKLEDLILVSIDDHAIEPPNAFARHMPARFKGREPHIEKHKGRDVWVFEGRATGYMGLNSVVGRPKEEYGMEPLGYEHMRRGTWDVQARVDDMNANGVLGSLCFPTFPGFAGQRFQQYDDARDVSLAAIQAYNDWHLHDWCNAAPGRFIPMALIPWWDPQAAAAEIKRMAKDGVHAISFSDNPALHGFPSIHDSYWDPVWKACADNAVVINCHIGTGVKAEHASDLSPIDAWITSMPISIANSAADWIWAPMWRKFPKLKMALSEGGIGWIPYLLERADFTHRHHKAWTNASFGGKKPSDIFKEHIITCFIEDDFGLQNLKHIGEDMVGWECDYPHSDCTWPNSPEVVWESFRHLPDETIAKVTHRNVMREYSYDPFAILGRENCTVGALRAQARAKGIDTSPTQGMGGAAPKREAGKPVTSGDINAMFKQADAETAL
- a CDS encoding NAD(P)/FAD-dependent oxidoreductase; amino-acid sequence: MSEQYDIVVAGGGHNGLVAACYLAKAGLKVCVVEKNDKVGGGVMTRELTAPGFKHDVCSVAHTLLQANPLLRNDELQLKSKFGLKYINPDKMTAIFYDDGTTLEFYTDLEQTAQAIAKFSQKDAEAYRRFNKEVFQNLDMMVMGMFHAPPNAGAQAVMMEQSVVGQSLMRTQSMSAWDFICEWFEHPKVRIALARYASEAMMNPFNNGTGFGFYIILPFMHRYGVGIPVGGSGAFADKLRECFESHGGAVRVNAPVKQMRMDGSKVTGVVLESGEEIVAKKGVISTMHVQQVFPHMVPGANLPEGFEPRIRGLKRNSFQPFNLHLALHEAPQYKVGPAVDDFFWVERSHSDWEEFARAFSDLEYGIPRRDFVAHVMQDVYDKTRAPEGKRVLNMYAFCPYNVKGGPQRWDEIGKEIAYGFLDDLRKLTTNMSDDNIIGFSWFTPLDIERHNNAMIGADILHFGSYNWQIAGNRPAPGYGQYKSPVAGLYMAGASTHPGGGVTAASGRNAAQVVLEDLGMDFDDLIEN
- a CDS encoding multidrug effflux MFS transporter; this encodes MILAGLAMLGPFSINTYLPSFGEMAVVLGTDRVALQQTVAIYFAAFAFMALWHGTISDSFGRRRVVLAGLVVYALASLGCALATQVEQLWVLRALQGFSAGAGIVIGRAVVRDLHEGPRAQRMMSQVVLMFSIAPAVAPLVGGWLQVAMGWRSVFVFLCLLATSLLVAVFFGLPETLPASQRHPFNPAGVLRGYASVLGNARFMSWALAYACMFGGFFLYVLSTPVFLMEHLGLGETDFLWMFGPATVGLMLGSALAGRLAQRWSTAATLKAGFAIMAAATLWNLAVCLVEPGGTAWYVAYLLFFNLGMSVMIPTITVRGLDCVPERRGTGSSVQLFIQTGFNAWIAAVLAPLMWHSLLSLALGAAALALCGVLGVVVAGRLSSFSEAHQ
- a CDS encoding oxygenase codes for the protein MSEVPMMDAAGREAEATSKRDWVPINLDLRDTWFPVAYSADIGERAVRRIVHAQDVYLWRDGVRLYAAEFRPDRLDAMRAGASAFTNGSGFYPAVERYGYIWAWYGNPDNAHEELIPSIPFLPPDGQGIPRYTQRAVRFDAASPLSVENLIDLTHADFLHANAIGDGQSENDVVEVHSTSETVTRIRNVTRKSVAPVMRWIGGVRAQYQDLRAVLHVHLRNNVCISYPNFTPGYPIPNVQPFVPVGKHRSRVDQTNYTVHAPAPFRWLMPRISYVIQPQDNSVLRPQNARYFESTERRDLSSRFDGPGNRYRLLMMRLAERQQRGDFGYGADADPSADISAVLGMRG
- a CDS encoding Rieske 2Fe-2S domain-containing protein, which translates into the protein MGRWWAVALSEAVQGDKALAVTCEGEQLAVFRDGRGVVFALEDRCPHRRVPLSPGPVKPGGLQCPYHGWTFDGATGLCNDIPNLRRDERVPARYAARAFPAAEANGFIHVWRGAGTPAAVLPGASYRAAGREQTGSTVANIAFEQYLDVMLDGPECLLSFPGVHITDFFLGDPRRDGEHLVLDRGAVWKGKGNGPAFVRDHSLWVRTRVPVRGGDIRVELLSAEEDPLVTIFIAASENRRGTTSLVWRGFLHATPAPLSWRWRIARAIGRAPFAIFPQIDGAAVAALEVAPSRDRRLAKTDTRTPAGRVVTVQERCAV
- a CDS encoding zinc-binding dehydrogenase, coding for MKAAVISERGAAPVVQEFPEPAPQEGAVLIDMDTAGLGGWDVLGAYRLGVQYPCVIRGEGVGRAPDGRRVYFGERSVMPFGAWAERTLVPTDEVWDVPDEVDDKTAITMGIAATGALVPLEQANIQRGEQVLVLGATGTLGQVALQLARYLGAGRVVAAARSAETLQRLKTRGIADEVVALGSENDVAALKDAAGDGFDVVLDLVCGQPMLNALKATRWGARIVTIGTGAGRQINLDIADLLFRTLSCVGTGQRPPADRRAIWERLLRIARTENIQVDYADYTLDQAAEAWASQIAGPHAKITARIRG
- a CDS encoding SDR family oxidoreductase codes for the protein MSERKLDGRVAIVTGAAGGLGAESARVLAMHGASVAITDIDLDGARKVAAEIESGGGHAIAVRADVSSEADVAAMVAAVVNRFGRVDVLYSNAAILSVEQRQRDRDVANMDVEAWDCAMAVNLRGAMLCAKYAIREMLKQKKGSLIFATSGLGAQGDLSLSAYAASKAALMMLSKSIATQYGKEGIRSNALQIGLAPAENAHGSMPPAVIQIIRDNHLTPDVGTPRQIADVVAFLASDESSFVTGTTLVADGGFSCHTPSLVAMKALFAQTGAKSM
- a CDS encoding enoyl-CoA hydratase/isomerase family protein; the encoded protein is MASDLAVKNAGAESMAVPLNDAVAVERQGSIGWVVLTRPAQINAINDDIRTGVPQALQDLEADPAIHVIVIRGDGPRGFCAGADIKELRGPETSIEVRRRMQGARWVEAFDAAEKPTIAAIHGYCMGGGMELALACDIRFATPDAVFSLPETALGLIPGGGGTQRLPRVVGPGRAMDLLLTGDRLSADEAKAIGLVTRVASAPDKLVEEVRAFAMRIASRAPAATLCVKRAARAALDVDLKKGLDLELDLFALLKPSDDAREAATAFREKREPRFTGR